In Rhodamnia argentea isolate NSW1041297 chromosome 1, ASM2092103v1, whole genome shotgun sequence, the genomic window AATGCtagaaatatagaaaatagcGCAGCATATTAAGCACTGGGgaagctagcttcaatccatgaGTTCGTTTGGTTGTGCGTTGCTTATTCATTGAAGTAAAGAAAGAAGTAAGCTTTACCTTTTTGAAGGGTAACTGGTTTCAACTGCAATACTGTTAATGCTGAGTTGGATGCTCTCTCTGTTGTAATAGAGTTTTCTGTCTTCTGTCATAGATTAATCACCTCTACTAATCAGGAGATCCTTTATTTGGGATGTACTGTACATCCTCTTGCTTTTATTGGAACACTTGATGAGTTGATGCTTGATGCTTTGTGTTCACAGACTGTTCGTTTCAAAAACGAGTTGGAGCGGAACATCACAATTAAGCTTGgatatgcaaatgcaaagaTTTACAAATGTGAAGATGAACGGTGTCCTCGGCCTATGTGCTACAAGTATGTTGATTCCAGAATGTGTTATAGTTTTCTCTCCTCACAAGGTGCTTCTATTTGTTTTTAACGTTATTGAGTTATTTTCTAGAGCATATGGAAGTGGGAAAGAAGATAGTCCTATGTGTGATGTACCTGGGTTTGAAAATTGCCGGATGAAGCTCCTCAGACATGTGTCCTTTGTAGATTGTCCTGTAAGTCCCACACTTCCAACATGTTAATGGTCTAATATTCTTATGGTGTCACACTTAATTACATAGCGTGTTTCAATGTATATCAAAATGGTGATCATTATGTTAAGCCTTGCCTTTTGTGTTCTGGAATATGGAGGTTTTTCGTCAACTTTGATTCTGCATGGCATGGTGTGCTTAGCAGGAGCATGTAATTTATTGTCTCTAAATGAATAGCACATATTTTCCTCTGCAGACACAAATTCTTTGAATTCCAGTGTAATAGTTCTGTCAGCTGGTTTGGTGTTCTGCGCCCTTTGCCTTAGTAGCTCATGCTAAGCTCATCGTTTTTACTATAAGAAATGAACCTACGATTGCATATTCATTTTGTGGCATCTTGGACCCTTCCTTTTGCCATCACTTATCTGCCTTTGCTTTACCTGTTAGTAGAATCGTTATGCACGACAACATTGCTTTGCCTGTTGGTAGAATCGTTATGCACGACATGTTGTCATATGTACTGTTTAGGCGGTACTTAGTAGCCATTTTGTAGCATCTGGGACTGTTCTTCTCGTCTTTTATATGCCTTTGCTTTACCTCTAAATAGCATTACTATGCATCACATGTTATTAGGACTAGGGTACATGGTTCTTGTATGCGGCATTATGACGGTACTGATAAAGCAGTAATATTCCAGCAAGTTGATTATGTTCAAGACTGTGTAGACTATGGTTTTAAGTTGGTCTATATAGTACGAATGGGAATTTGCAGACTAACCAtgtgggttttctttcttgttatGTCCCATCATTCCCCGTGTAACtgttatcttttttatttttgttgatagGGCCACGATATTCTTATGGCTACCATGCTTAATGGAGCAGCTATTATGGATGGTGCATTGCTGCTCATTGCTGCAAATGAGAGCTGTCCCCAACCACAAACTTCTGAACACTTGGCTGCTGTTGAAATTATGCGCCTCCAACATATTATAATCTTGCAAAACAAAATTGATCTTATACAGGAAAATGTTGCCAACAACCAGCATGAAGCAATTCAGAAATTTATTCAGGTGATTCATCTAATTACAGCCTCAATTTACATCGCATCCTATCTGTAGTCTGACCTGCATGTGAATAATTTTGCCTCCAGGGAACTGTTGCTGATGGTGCACCAGTTGTCCCAATTTCTGCACAGCTAAAGTACAATATTGATGTTGTTTGTGAGTACATCGTGAAAAAGATTCCCATTCCGGAGAGGAACTTTGTCTCTCCACCAAATATGATTGTGATTCGATCTTTCGATGTCAATAAGCCTGGTTTTGAGGTTGATGAGATAAGAGGCGGCGTTGCGGGTGGAAGTATTCTCAGAGTATGTTCTTCATTTgctaatttttcttcttatccATGACTAGTACTTGTGCTCTTAATTTCAGTGCATCATGTGAAGTTGCCTCATAGCTCTTCTATTTTGCATTCACAAGGCACTAatatctccctctctctctctgcaatggGTTCTTCTAGGGCGTTTTGAAAGTAAATCAGATGATTGAAGTTCGTCCAGGAATTGTTGTTAAAGATGCGAGTGGTAATATTCGTTGTACACCAATATACTCCAGAATAGTATCCCTGTTTGCGGAGCAGAATGAGCTCCAGTTTGCTGTGCCTGGAGGTCTCATTGGAGTTGGTACTACCATGGACCCTACCTTGACCAGAGCTGATAGATTGGTGGGTCAGGTTCTTGGGGAGGTTGGATCGCTGCCCGAGATCTTCGTTGAGCTTGAGGTATAATGCTGGACGTATTTTATTTTGCTGTGATGCTCCCTGTACAATGTGGTTGCCCAGGTATTTCCGGCTTCATAACTTCAACTCCCATCTGTTTTGCAGGTGAATTTCTTCCTTCTGCGACGACTTCTAGGTGTCAGGACAATTGGATCAGAGAGGCAAGGAAAAGTATCAAAGCTGACCAAGGGAGAGATCCTCATGTTGAATATCGGCTCAATGTCAAGTGGCGCTCGTGTCATAGCCGTGAGGAACGATTTGGCTAAGCTGCAACTCACTTCTCCAGTGTGCACGAGCAGAGGCGAGAAAATTGCCCTCAGTCGGCGAGTTGAAAGCCACTGGCGTCTGATCGGATGGGGCCAGATTCAGGCTGGAATGACCCTCGATATCCCACCAGCACAATTTTGAGTGAATTGTCAcataaaagatttgaaaagcgagagagagagatttgtgaAAGAGTCGGTGAAGAGTTAAAAAATGTGGGAAGGCAGACAATTGCTGGGTACAATTTTTGTCAGATGGAGGAGAAAACATTTATCTGAACTCATTGCTTTTTGTTGTGTGATTTTTTTACTTGCTAGGAGTCAACTGACTTCTGTGACAAATCCCCTGTTCTTGGGGTCGAATACACACTCCTTTTTGGGTGAATGTGGCCTATTCTTTCATAAAGGCACCCTCAATGAGACTAAAGTCATTCGCTCATTGAGATGATTTGGTCTTCTTGATTATGCCATCGTAACCCTCAATGTTCTTCTGTTGGTCGTTCAATCTACATGTGCACCAAGCTCACTTGGCTCAAATGTTCGCTCGCTGAAAGGCGGGTCACCGAAGCGCACATTCTGCCTCCTGCTCACTCTTCACACTGCCAACTTCGACGTGCGGAACCGGTGGCCAAACAAGCTGACTGTAAATGAAGGTGGAGTAGTTCAAATTATCACTCGACGAGCACAACCACCACCGAGGGAacatttttctctttgttttcgtTGAGcaaagagaggagaggaggcaAAGTTTGGCTTGTTGGCGACGTTCTCTTCGTATGTAGGTTGGTCAAAATATAGGCAAAAACACCTCGGGATGCTACGTACGCGTTTCGGGTGGAGAAAATTAGGCGAAACTCCTACCGTGCGCCCTGTTAtaaacaaaagataaaagaggATTTTTAACAAAGGCAATGATTTCCTACCGCCAAGGTCGGAGACTCGGAGGGCACTCCCTCCAATCATATCTCTATTTCTATTTGGTGAGCTACAAGTTACGAATTGAAAAAGTTCCACAAAAACACGGGTCTTTTAACAAAACTCTGGTGACTAAAATAACTAAAACTAGGAGAACATATGAACTTTGGTTCGAAGACACGGCCatctatatttatttttagaaaatgacatgAATGGCCTATGAACTTTGGTTCGACATGCAATGGGGTTTataaactttaacccaatacgCAATGTCACCctcgaactttaaatttattcaatgtaattcttgaaatttttgtatatgttcaatttaatctttatactacataaaaatgttcaaatatcgTCCTTCCATAAATTTAAGTTCGGGGAAAACATGGAACATTTTTATATGGTTCAGAAATTTGAGTAAACATAAACCAAAAGTTTAGCGACCatattcaataaatttaaagtttgggCATGTCGTTGTATGTGGAATAAATttaaatgactacattgaacaaattataagttctttgataataaaaaaaaaggaacaaattataagttcatgaattacattataaattgggccaaagttcaaaGGATCGTTTATGcattccttttgtttctcttttaaAACCACCAGGCCCAAATCAACTGCTTCGGCCCAACTCAAACTCGCCAGGCCCACTGACGAAATACCAAAACCCTAGTTGTACTTTCCtgcctcttctctctccttttctctctgttGATTCTCAGCGGCACGCCATAACCAGAGCAGCTCCaaaggtcctctctctctctctctctctctctctctctctctccatttgtgGCATTTTCTCCTCACTCTTTCGTTTGGTACAGTCACAGAAGACGTAGGTAAGTGTATTCAAGTTCTGTTGGAGAGATGAGCAGAGGAGGGAGCGCTGGCGGCGGCGCCAAGGcggcgaagaagaagggagCGACGTTCGTGATCGACTGCGCCAAGCCGGTGGAGGACAAGATCATGGATATCGCCTCCCTCGAGAAGTTCCTCCAGGAGCGCATCAAGGTCGACGGCAAGGCCGGCGCCCTCGGCGACTCCATCACCGTCTCTCGCGACAAGTCCAAGATCACCGTCACCTCCACCTCCGACTTCTCCAAGCGGTATTACCAGAATTATACTCTCTCTTGTTTTGTCAATCGattgtttattttatcttttgccCTTCAGCACTGCAATCTTTTGTAGCTAGCTTTTGTGCTTGTTGTAATGCTGCTGCTTCATGTGTAAGGAGTTGCGGTTTTAGAGAGTGCCCAGGTTGCTTGTTAAGTTGTAGTGCTCCTCTTTGAAAATGGAAAGAGCTGTAGGCTTTTAATGTGCTCGATCGTGCCTCGATATGCGAAGATACTGCATGTTCTCGCTTTCCTTAGTCGAGATTTTGGCAGAAGATTGccttttgagtaaatttgtagCTGTTTGTGTATAAATTGCTGTTTCCTGCTGGAGTCTGGATTTTTTTCGTGTGCCTTAGTGGGACTAGGGGCCTAGGCGGCCTTCCTGCCTTGACTCTGCGAGCAGGTGGTTATTTAAGTTGTGCACTTCACAGCCTAGGCAGCCTTCCTGCCATGCATCTGCGAGCTGGTGGTTATTTATATTGTGCGCTTCACAGTGAGTTTGCTGTTGTGGTGGGATTTGGGCACCTTCTTGGTCATAAACTGTTGCATATCGCATTGAGGCGAATGCTCGTGCAAAATCGTCTAGCTTACAACATATAGATTATCCGGGATTGAGTACTGGCTGATGATCTTATGTCAAGAGACTTTCTCTGTTAATTTGCCGGTTGGGCTGCGACACTGAAAAGGATATAGACAGAGGGGTTTTGGGATCTCCATGACAAAACTGATAGTTGAGTGGAACATACTTTTCTGTGGTGCAGTTCTTGCTTTGAAAAGTTAAGCATTATAAGCTGGTAATGATGCTGCCCTGTAAATTCTCTAGAAGGCTATTTTTAAGACTGAACTTTGATTGTTTAGCTGAAATCTCATCCTTTGAGTTGAGCTACAATGCTTTCTCCTTAAGTTCTAGCTTTCATTCTGAATTTAGCATCAAGACAAGAATTATAGGTTTCAggcttggggattaggatcTCTTGTTCTGCTAGGTCAAGGGTCAGCTAAATAAGTTACATAGGGTTAGGTCTCTGATCAACACAAGATTGCCCATGTGGAATGTTGAAACTCCGGtcttcataatttttcatttaccaTACCCTAGGTAGCCCCATCTGGTACTTGTATGAGCAAATGCTTGATATGCtatcctttttaaattttgaagatcTGTCCCGCATTGGCTTTCGATTGCTTCAGTTTTCTCCTTAGATTTGTTATTGATCATCCTGTTTTGCATATATTAGGTACCTTAAGTACCTGACAAAGAAGTACTTGAAGAAACATAATGTCCGCGATTGGCTCCGCGTAATTGCTTCAAACAAGGACCGCAGTGTCTACGAGCTTAGGTACTTCAACATTGCTGAGAAtgagggagaggaggaagaTTAAGAATCTGCTCCAACATTAGAATATCATGATTCACTTGCTCAAAAGATGTCGTTCACCATTTTCCAACATTTCAATGTTCTTATTGGATTTTGGTTTGTAACTCTCTGGCTTTCAGATTGCAAGCAGATTTATTTTCGTTGTCCTTTTCACTATGAATCGAGTTTTGAGTTCCAAAATTGTTGAGCTAGGGACATGAACACCCTCATGATGAAATATGCTACTTAGTGTGTGCTGGagatttaattaaaaatgcatCTTAGCTAAGAGCAGAGGGCTTGGACTCTgtcttgctaagattgaaggaTGGTTACAATATACCCATTACTCTGGTTGATCTAAAGATAGAATTTGCATTTTCATGAAGATAACAATTCAGAGATGAAGCTGCAAGCTTATGTCTGCTAACTCATCGAGATAGAACCTGCTTCTCTCATGAGATCTGCTGTACTTCGATACTGTCTTACTCCATTTTGCCTTCCCACACTTTGGCTGCCTGTGATCTTGCTGGGTTTATGCACCTCCACATGGCACTATTGCACTTAAACCCACTCCCTAAGGCAATCTGCCATATCCTATCCCCCTCTTTTACTCTCCCTTTGGCTTCTGCGTAAGCAAGCTCATACCAGATGGATGAAGCTGAGGTGTTCCCAAACTTGTATAGAGTCATCTTCGATGCTTCCAGATCTTCTTCACCCAACTTCAAGTTCTTTCCGATCGCTTCTATGACGGATTTCCCTCCGGCATGTATGCAGAAGTGCTCGAAAGCTCTCCTGAAATTCGGTATGTAAATCTCTGTTTTCCTCCTGGTACTGAGCTTTCGCTTGATAATGGACAATGCGTACTGGAACTGCTCTGTGTAAGGCAGAACCAGAGGGCCTAAGGAAGCCATGTTTGCTTTTAGTGCTTCCCCAGCAACAGTCACAATGCTCTTGGATATCGACACCCCAAGTTCGTTCTCGGAGTCCACATCCTGGTACACGCATGCATAAGATTGATCGTCATGAGCTCTGGTCGTTCGGACAATGTGTTGAAGCTCATACTTGGCCGCCTTCTTGTCTTGGTCTCGGCTCGACATGAGCAGCGCCGCGCTTCCCATTCGGAAGAGACAATTGGATATCAACATGGATGTGTTCTTACCCTTGTACCAGTTCATGCTGAGAATCTCGGTGCTTATGATAAGGGCCAAGGAGTTCCTGTGAACCCTCAACAGGTCTTGTGCCAGGCCTACGGACACGACACCGGCGCTGCACCCCATGCCAGAGAGGTTATAGCTTTGGATATTGCTCCTCATTCCGAACTTGTTCACCACCATGGCAGTTAGAGACGGCGTGGGACAAAACATAGTACTGTTGCAAATCAATATGTCTATGCTTCTAGGGCTAACGTTGTTCTTCCTCAGCAACCCATGTACAACGGGGAAAATGACCGTCTCGGCTTCCTCTAGGCCAGAAGAAAGTGATTTTGTTATGGGTAACTCGGCAATCGATGCGGGAATGCTGGTCTCTTCGCTGAACCCTGCCTTCTCGAAGATCTTGCTTAGGAAAGCTTTGCTCTTTTGATCGACCTTTTCGTCGAGAAAAAGATGC contains:
- the LOC115751778 gene encoding eukaryotic translation initiation factor 2 subunit gamma-like, producing MSRKGLMEQDLNKLDVRELHPLTPEVISRQATINIGTIGHVAHGKSTVVKAISGVQTVRFKNELERNITIKLGYANAKIYKCEDERCPRPMCYKAYGSGKEDSPMCDVPGFENCRMKLLRHVSFVDCPGHDILMATMLNGAAIMDGALLLIAANESCPQPQTSEHLAAVEIMRLQHIIILQNKIDLIQENVANNQHEAIQKFIQGTVADGAPVVPISAQLKYNIDVVCEYIVKKIPIPERNFVSPPNMIVIRSFDVNKPGFEVDEIRGGVAGGSILRGVLKVNQMIEVRPGIVVKDASGNIRCTPIYSRIVSLFAEQNELQFAVPGGLIGVGTTMDPTLTRADRLVGQVLGEVGSLPEIFVELEVNFFLLRRLLGVRTIGSERQGKVSKLTKGEILMLNIGSMSSGARVIAVRNDLAKLQLTSPVCTSRGEKIALSRRVESHWRLIGWGQIQAGMTLDIPPAQF
- the LOC115751785 gene encoding 60S ribosomal protein L22-2-like; protein product: MSRGGSAGGGAKAAKKKGATFVIDCAKPVEDKIMDIASLEKFLQERIKVDGKAGALGDSITVSRDKSKITVTSTSDFSKRYLKYLTKKYLKKHNVRDWLRVIASNKDRSVYELRYFNIAENEGEEED
- the LOC115751770 gene encoding probable 3-ketoacyl-CoA synthase 21, with amino-acid sequence MTMASSLHVFSLLDFVLAFAHRHFPLVMLGLVAVVFLVSKRKASVFLLDFNCYRPPDSCRLPKCMFQEHLFLDEKVDQKSKAFLSKIFEKAGFSEETSIPASIAELPITKSLSSGLEEAETVIFPVVHGLLRKNNVSPRSIDILICNSTMFCPTPSLTAMVVNKFGMRSNIQSYNLSGMGCSAGVVSVGLAQDLLRVHRNSLALIISTEILSMNWYKGKNTSMLISNCLFRMGSAALLMSSRDQDKKAAKYELQHIVRTTRAHDDQSYACVYQDVDSENELGVSISKSIVTVAGEALKANMASLGPLVLPYTEQFQYALSIIKRKLSTRRKTEIYIPNFRRAFEHFCIHAGGKSVIEAIGKNLKLGEEDLEASKMTLYKFGNTSASSIWYELAYAEAKGRVKEGDRIWQIALGSGFKCNSAMWRCINPARSQAAKVWEGKME